One part of the Ovis canadensis isolate MfBH-ARS-UI-01 breed Bighorn chromosome 8, ARS-UI_OviCan_v2, whole genome shotgun sequence genome encodes these proteins:
- the GABRR2 gene encoding gamma-aminobutyric acid receptor subunit rho-2 isoform X1, which produces MPYFPRLILFLFCLMVLVESRKPKRRRGTGPLETKPSHLYKKNPDMTKIRHGKSQPLLRVDDHDFTMRPAFGGPAIPVGVDVQVESLDSISEVDMDFTMTLYLRHYWKDERLAFPSASNKSMTFDGRLVKKIWVPDVFFVHSKRSFIHDTTTDNIMLRVFPDGQVLYSMRITVTAMCNMDFSHFPLDSQTCSLELESYAYTDEDLMLYWKNGDESLKTDEKISLSQFLIQKFHTTSRLAFYSSTGWYNRLYINFTLRRHIFFFLLQTYFPATLMVMLSWVSFWIDRRAVPARVSLGITTVLTMSTIITGVNASMPRVSYIKAVDIYLWVSFVFVFLSVLEYAAVNYLTTVQERKERKLQEKFPCMCGMLHSRTMMLDGSYSESEANSLAGYPRSHILPEEERQDKIVVHLALSNESSSSRKKGLLKGQVGLRIFQNTHAIDKYSRLIFPASYIFFNLIYWSVFA; this is translated from the exons TCACCTGTATAAGAAGAACCCCGATATGACCAAAATCCGACATGGAAAATCTCAGCCGCTTCTCAGAGTGGATGACCACGATTTCACCATGAGGCCTGCCTTTGGAG GCCCTGCCATCCCAGTGGGCGTGGACGTGCAGGTGGAGAGCCTGGACAGCATCTCCGAGGTGGACATG GACTTCACCATGACCTTGTACCTGCGGCATTACTGGAAGGATGAGCGGCTGGCTTTCCCCAGCGCCAGCAACAAGAGCATGACCTTCGACGGCCGGCTGGTGAAGAAGATCTGGGTCCCTGATGTGTTCTTTGTTCACTCCAAAAGATCGTTCATCCATGACACCACCACAGACAACATCATGCTGAGAGTGTTCCCTGATGGGCAGGTGCTGTATAGCATGAG GATTACGGTCACTGCCATGTGCAACATGGATTTCAGCCACTTTCCCCTGGATTCTCAGACCTGTTCTTTGGAGCTGGAAAGCT ATGCATATACAGATGAAGATCTGATGCTATATTGGAAGAATGGGGACGAATCCCTGAAAACGGATGAAAAGATCTCCCTATCTCAGTTTCTGATTCAGAAATTCCACACCACTTCCAGACTGGCCTTCTACAGCAGCACAG GCTGGTACAACCGTCTGTACATCAACTTCACGCTGCGTCGCCACATCTTCTTCTTCTTGCTGCAAACCTACTTTCCCGCCACCCTGATGGTCATGCTGTCCTGGGTGTCCTTCTGGATCGACCGCAGAGCCGTGCCCGCCAGAGTCTCACTGG GGATCACCACGGTGCTGACCATGTCCACCATCATCACGGGCGTGAACGCCTCCATGCCCCGCGTGTCCTACATCAAGGCCGTGGACATCTACCTCTGGGTCAGCTTCGTGTTCGTGTTCCTCTCGGTGCTGGAGTACGCGGCCGTCAACTACCTGACCACCGTGCAGGAGCGGAAGGAGCGGAAGCTGCAGGAGAAG TTCCCATGCATGTGTGGAATGCTTCACTCAAGAACCATGATGCTAGATGGAAGTTACAGTGAGTCCGAGGCCAACAGCCTAGCTGGGTACCCGAGAAGCCATATTCTGCCAGAAGAAGAAAGACAAGACAAAATAGTGGTCCACCTGGCCCTGAGCAATGAATCCAGCTCCTCCAGGAAGAAGGGGCTTCTGAAGGGCCAGGTGGGTCTTCGCATCTTCCAGAACACCCACGCCATCGACAAGTACTCCCGGTTGATATTCCCAGCTTCCTACATATTTTTCAACTTGATTTATTGGTCAGTGTTTGCCTAG
- the GABRR2 gene encoding gamma-aminobutyric acid receptor subunit rho-2 isoform X2, translated as MTKIRHGKSQPLLRVDDHDFTMRPAFGGPAIPVGVDVQVESLDSISEVDMDFTMTLYLRHYWKDERLAFPSASNKSMTFDGRLVKKIWVPDVFFVHSKRSFIHDTTTDNIMLRVFPDGQVLYSMRITVTAMCNMDFSHFPLDSQTCSLELESYAYTDEDLMLYWKNGDESLKTDEKISLSQFLIQKFHTTSRLAFYSSTGWYNRLYINFTLRRHIFFFLLQTYFPATLMVMLSWVSFWIDRRAVPARVSLGITTVLTMSTIITGVNASMPRVSYIKAVDIYLWVSFVFVFLSVLEYAAVNYLTTVQERKERKLQEKFPCMCGMLHSRTMMLDGSYSESEANSLAGYPRSHILPEEERQDKIVVHLALSNESSSSRKKGLLKGQVGLRIFQNTHAIDKYSRLIFPASYIFFNLIYWSVFA; from the exons ATGACCAAAATCCGACATGGAAAATCTCAGCCGCTTCTCAGAGTGGATGACCACGATTTCACCATGAGGCCTGCCTTTGGAG GCCCTGCCATCCCAGTGGGCGTGGACGTGCAGGTGGAGAGCCTGGACAGCATCTCCGAGGTGGACATG GACTTCACCATGACCTTGTACCTGCGGCATTACTGGAAGGATGAGCGGCTGGCTTTCCCCAGCGCCAGCAACAAGAGCATGACCTTCGACGGCCGGCTGGTGAAGAAGATCTGGGTCCCTGATGTGTTCTTTGTTCACTCCAAAAGATCGTTCATCCATGACACCACCACAGACAACATCATGCTGAGAGTGTTCCCTGATGGGCAGGTGCTGTATAGCATGAG GATTACGGTCACTGCCATGTGCAACATGGATTTCAGCCACTTTCCCCTGGATTCTCAGACCTGTTCTTTGGAGCTGGAAAGCT ATGCATATACAGATGAAGATCTGATGCTATATTGGAAGAATGGGGACGAATCCCTGAAAACGGATGAAAAGATCTCCCTATCTCAGTTTCTGATTCAGAAATTCCACACCACTTCCAGACTGGCCTTCTACAGCAGCACAG GCTGGTACAACCGTCTGTACATCAACTTCACGCTGCGTCGCCACATCTTCTTCTTCTTGCTGCAAACCTACTTTCCCGCCACCCTGATGGTCATGCTGTCCTGGGTGTCCTTCTGGATCGACCGCAGAGCCGTGCCCGCCAGAGTCTCACTGG GGATCACCACGGTGCTGACCATGTCCACCATCATCACGGGCGTGAACGCCTCCATGCCCCGCGTGTCCTACATCAAGGCCGTGGACATCTACCTCTGGGTCAGCTTCGTGTTCGTGTTCCTCTCGGTGCTGGAGTACGCGGCCGTCAACTACCTGACCACCGTGCAGGAGCGGAAGGAGCGGAAGCTGCAGGAGAAG TTCCCATGCATGTGTGGAATGCTTCACTCAAGAACCATGATGCTAGATGGAAGTTACAGTGAGTCCGAGGCCAACAGCCTAGCTGGGTACCCGAGAAGCCATATTCTGCCAGAAGAAGAAAGACAAGACAAAATAGTGGTCCACCTGGCCCTGAGCAATGAATCCAGCTCCTCCAGGAAGAAGGGGCTTCTGAAGGGCCAGGTGGGTCTTCGCATCTTCCAGAACACCCACGCCATCGACAAGTACTCCCGGTTGATATTCCCAGCTTCCTACATATTTTTCAACTTGATTTATTGGTCAGTGTTTGCCTAG